The Streptomyces europaeiscabiei genome window below encodes:
- a CDS encoding beta-galactosidase: protein MPEPTTPTLAHATRGRVLFGGDYNPEQWPEEVWHEDVRLMKEAGVNTVTLGVFSWAKLEPRPGAREFGWLDTLMDLMYAGGIGVVLATPTSSPPPWMGRLHPETLPRDENGQVEWWGSRQHFSHSSDTYRRYAAAITEDLAARYGGHPALTMWHINNEYCTYDWGDEAAVTFRDWLRRKYGTLEALNEAWGTAFWSQGYDGWHEILPPRRAHYMKNPTHVLDFKRFTSDMLLECYVIERDIVRRHTPHLPVTTNFMPMWVGQDAWRWAEEEDVVSVDIYPDPRDPFGAQNGALIQDMTRSQAGGGPWMLMEQAAGPVNWRGVNHPKPRGLNRLWSLQAVARGADAVCYFQWRQSRQGAEKFHSGMVSHAGEQGRTYQEVKQLGSELAAIGSEVTGHHLQAGVAVLFDWNSWWAGAQDGRLSSEVDLAQVVRSWHRALWESNLTTAFAHPEHDLSAYRLVVVPQLYLLTDAAVENLLAYVRGGGTLVSGFLTGVADEDDRVRPGGMDSRLRDLFGIRTLHEWWPLDAGEEVECEGLRGVFRGTLWSEEIEAVDADEIVPYKGGELDGLPAVVRRGRAWYVSTLPEPAELRALLARVAADAGVRPVLDGLPDGVEAVRRGDVLFVLNHGRDAVTVDVPGTHRDLLTETTVTGTLSLGRYGVAVLRS from the coding sequence ATGCCGGAGCCCACGACTCCCACCCTCGCCCACGCCACGCGCGGCCGCGTCCTCTTCGGCGGCGACTACAACCCCGAGCAGTGGCCCGAGGAGGTGTGGCACGAGGACGTACGCCTCATGAAGGAGGCCGGCGTCAATACCGTCACCCTCGGCGTCTTCTCCTGGGCGAAGCTCGAACCCCGGCCGGGAGCGCGGGAGTTCGGCTGGCTGGACACGTTGATGGACCTGATGTACGCAGGCGGTATCGGCGTCGTCCTCGCCACCCCCACCTCCTCCCCGCCGCCGTGGATGGGCCGCCTCCACCCCGAGACCCTCCCGCGCGACGAGAACGGGCAGGTCGAGTGGTGGGGCTCCCGCCAGCACTTCTCCCACTCCAGCGACACCTACCGCCGCTACGCAGCCGCCATCACCGAGGACCTCGCCGCCCGCTACGGCGGCCACCCGGCCCTCACCATGTGGCACATCAACAACGAGTACTGCACCTACGACTGGGGCGACGAGGCGGCGGTCACCTTCCGCGACTGGCTCCGGCGGAAGTACGGCACACTCGAAGCGCTCAACGAGGCCTGGGGAACGGCCTTCTGGAGCCAGGGCTACGACGGCTGGCACGAGATCCTCCCGCCCCGCCGCGCCCACTACATGAAGAACCCCACACACGTGCTCGACTTCAAGCGCTTCACGAGCGACATGCTCCTGGAGTGCTACGTCATCGAGCGTGACATCGTCCGCCGGCACACCCCGCACCTCCCGGTCACCACCAACTTCATGCCGATGTGGGTGGGGCAGGACGCGTGGCGGTGGGCCGAGGAGGAGGACGTCGTCTCGGTCGACATCTACCCGGACCCGCGTGACCCGTTCGGCGCGCAGAACGGGGCGCTGATCCAGGACATGACGCGCTCGCAGGCGGGCGGCGGCCCGTGGATGCTCATGGAGCAGGCCGCCGGTCCGGTCAACTGGCGCGGCGTCAACCACCCCAAGCCGCGCGGCCTCAACCGCCTGTGGTCCCTCCAGGCCGTCGCCCGGGGCGCGGACGCCGTCTGCTACTTCCAGTGGCGGCAGTCCCGGCAGGGCGCGGAGAAGTTCCACTCCGGCATGGTCAGCCACGCGGGTGAGCAGGGGCGTACGTATCAGGAGGTCAAGCAGCTCGGATCCGAACTGGCGGCCATCGGAAGCGAAGTGACGGGACATCATCTACAGGCTGGCGTGGCTGTGTTGTTCGACTGGAATTCCTGGTGGGCCGGCGCGCAGGACGGCCGGCTGTCGTCCGAGGTCGACCTGGCCCAGGTCGTGCGGTCCTGGCATCGCGCCCTGTGGGAGTCGAACCTCACCACCGCCTTCGCCCACCCCGAGCACGACCTCTCCGCGTACCGGCTCGTGGTCGTACCGCAGCTCTATCTGCTCACGGACGCGGCCGTCGAGAACCTCCTCGCGTACGTACGCGGTGGCGGCACCCTCGTCAGCGGTTTCCTGACCGGTGTCGCCGACGAGGACGACCGTGTCCGCCCCGGCGGCATGGACTCGCGGCTCCGCGACCTCTTCGGCATCCGCACCCTGCACGAGTGGTGGCCGCTGGACGCGGGGGAGGAGGTCGAGTGCGAGGGCCTCCGGGGGGTCTTCCGCGGGACCCTGTGGTCCGAGGAGATCGAGGCGGTGGACGCGGACGAGATCGTCCCCTACAAGGGCGGCGAACTCGACGGACTCCCGGCGGTGGTGCGCAGGGGCCGCGCCTGGTACGTCTCCACACTGCCCGAACCCGCAGAGCTGCGCGCCCTGTTGGCGCGGGTCGCGGCCGACGCCGGGGTACGGCCCGTGCTCGACGGACTGCCCGACGGGGTCGAGGCGGTGCGGCGCGGCGATGTGCTCTTCGTGCTCAACCACGGCCGCGACGCGGTCACCGTCGACGTACCGGGCACCCATCGCGACCTGCTGACGGAGACGACCGTCACCGGAACGCTGTCGCTCGGCCGGTACGGCGTGGCGGTGCTGCGGTCATGA
- a CDS encoding glycoside hydrolase family 12 protein — protein sequence MATRTRTRTLAGIGKVLLAPALALGATVGLAAAPASAAVWNSCDQWGNTSLNGYTLYNNIWGSGAGSQCIWANSGTNWGVWANHPNTGGIKSYPNSKKVINKTITSLGSLNSSYNVTVPSSGAYNSSYDIWDTDYDYEIMLWVNYNGAVGALGTSQGNVTLGGHTWTVYKGNNGANEVFSFLRTSDSNSGTVQILPILKWIKDTKGWMGNETIGDVQFGFEVTSSSGGLNFTTNNLTVSSS from the coding sequence ATGGCAACACGTACCCGCACCCGCACCCTGGCAGGGATCGGCAAGGTCCTGCTGGCCCCCGCCCTCGCTCTCGGTGCCACCGTCGGCCTCGCCGCCGCCCCCGCCTCGGCCGCAGTCTGGAACTCCTGCGACCAGTGGGGCAACACGAGCCTGAACGGCTACACGCTCTACAACAACATCTGGGGCTCCGGCGCCGGCAGCCAGTGCATCTGGGCCAACTCCGGCACCAACTGGGGAGTCTGGGCCAACCACCCCAACACCGGCGGCATCAAGTCGTACCCCAACTCCAAGAAGGTGATCAACAAGACGATCACCTCGCTCGGTTCGCTCAACAGCAGCTACAACGTCACGGTTCCGTCGTCGGGCGCGTACAACTCCTCCTATGACATCTGGGACACGGACTACGACTACGAGATCATGCTCTGGGTGAACTACAACGGGGCCGTCGGTGCGCTCGGCACCTCGCAGGGCAACGTGACGCTCGGCGGCCACACCTGGACCGTCTACAAGGGCAACAACGGCGCGAACGAGGTCTTCTCGTTCCTGCGCACCTCCGACTCCAACTCCGGCACCGTCCAGATCCTCCCCATCCTCAAGTGGATCAAGGACACCAAGGGCTGGATGGGCAACGAGACCATCGGTGACGTGCAGTTCGGCTTCGAGGTCACCTCGTCCTCCGGTGGCCTGAACTTCACCACCAACAACCTCACCGTCAGCAGCAGTTGA
- a CDS encoding alpha-galactosidase, producing the protein MDSGASDFGGSDVRDGGTGANSAEVAFTWGHPAIETEFATAPDGTLRLTRLGPSGDTVDPEVALPLVELTAFGHGSGWSGPRFTGTAFGGGLAYRGHRSDSGGEGGGGGEGAGSGEGAGSGGDEGAGGGGGWERLTIELHDSASGLTAFVELSSPAGVAVLRSRVRLRNDGTEPLVVQSVSSLLLGGLPSPDVLDVHRARNDWLAECRWYAEPLRATVADISVDVHQHDSRAALALTGRGSWPSDGHLPMGAVTERGGGRAWVWQVESPAGWRWDLGEREHGAYLAVNGPTDAEHQWRVRLGPGEEFTTVPAALAIGSTLGAALGSTAGSTADAAAGSAVGAADRSDVGAGHGSGLDEALAALTAYRRAVRRPHPDHEALPVVFNDYMNTLMGDPTTAKLLPLVDAAANAGAEYFCIDSGWYDDSVDGGWWDGVGEWLPSPRRFPDGGVDGGRGAGAGEHGRQAADTRAEVGDRTGSASRAGERGGAEAGTGGPSDGGIRAVLGRIRERGMVPGLWLEPEVVGVRSPVAAELPQEAFFQRDGVRLTEQGRHQLDLRHPAARAHLDKTVDRLVGDWGVGYLKLDYNIVIDPGTTAPGDLSPGAGLLGHAHAYLGWLSDVLDRYPHLVVENCASGGMRMDGATLAVSQLQSTSDQQDPLRYPPIAAAAPTAVPPEQGAVWAYPQPGDSDDLITFTLGGALLGRIHLSGHLDRMTERQLGLVRDAVDTYKSIRGDLAHAVPFWPLGLPGWTDEWLTLGLRVPDGDGHGPSYVSVWRRGGDPEVRLPVRHLAGRGATVRTEILHPSAARADSAAVWDPAAGALRVSMPRTPRVLLIRLTPEGRTTEA; encoded by the coding sequence TTGGACTCGGGTGCGAGCGACTTCGGCGGAAGCGACGTGCGGGACGGCGGGACCGGCGCCAACAGCGCGGAGGTGGCCTTCACTTGGGGTCACCCGGCGATCGAGACGGAGTTCGCGACGGCCCCCGACGGAACGCTGCGGCTGACCCGGCTCGGCCCCTCCGGTGACACCGTCGATCCTGAAGTCGCCCTTCCGCTGGTCGAGTTGACCGCGTTCGGGCACGGCAGCGGGTGGTCCGGGCCGCGCTTCACCGGTACGGCGTTCGGCGGGGGGCTCGCGTACCGGGGGCATCGCAGTGACAGTGGTGGTGAAGGTGGCGGTGGCGGTGAAGGTGCCGGTTCCGGTGAAGGTGCCGGTTCCGGTGGTGATGAAGGTGCCGGTGGCGGTGGTGGCTGGGAGCGGCTGACGATCGAACTGCACGATTCCGCGAGCGGGTTGACCGCGTTCGTCGAGCTGTCCTCCCCCGCCGGCGTCGCCGTCCTCCGCTCCCGGGTGCGGCTGCGCAACGACGGCACCGAGCCCCTGGTCGTCCAGTCCGTCAGCAGCCTTCTCCTCGGCGGGCTTCCCTCCCCCGACGTTCTCGACGTGCACCGGGCCCGCAACGACTGGCTCGCGGAGTGCCGTTGGTACGCCGAACCGCTGCGGGCGACGGTCGCCGACATCAGCGTCGACGTCCATCAGCACGACAGCCGGGCGGCGCTCGCCCTCACCGGGCGAGGCAGTTGGCCCAGCGACGGGCATCTGCCGATGGGGGCGGTCACCGAACGGGGCGGGGGCCGGGCGTGGGTCTGGCAGGTGGAGTCGCCGGCCGGGTGGCGCTGGGACCTGGGGGAACGCGAGCATGGTGCGTACCTCGCCGTGAACGGCCCGACCGACGCCGAGCACCAGTGGCGGGTGCGGTTGGGGCCGGGCGAGGAGTTCACGACGGTGCCGGCGGCGCTGGCCATCGGGTCGACTCTCGGTGCGGCTCTCGGATCGACCGCCGGATCGACCGCCGATGCGGCCGCTGGGTCCGCCGTCGGTGCTGCCGACCGGTCGGATGTCGGGGCCGGGCACGGCTCGGGGCTGGACGAGGCGTTGGCCGCCCTGACCGCGTACCGCCGGGCCGTCCGCCGCCCGCATCCGGACCACGAGGCGCTGCCGGTCGTCTTCAACGACTACATGAACACCCTGATGGGCGACCCGACCACCGCGAAGCTGCTGCCACTGGTCGACGCGGCGGCGAACGCGGGCGCGGAGTACTTCTGCATCGACTCCGGTTGGTACGACGACTCCGTGGACGGCGGCTGGTGGGACGGCGTCGGCGAATGGCTGCCGTCACCGCGCCGCTTTCCTGACGGGGGTGTGGACGGCGGGAGGGGGGCGGGGGCCGGAGAGCACGGCCGGCAGGCGGCGGACACCCGAGCAGAAGTAGGTGACCGGACAGGGTCGGCGTCCCGAGCCGGAGAGCGTGGCGGAGCCGAGGCCGGAACCGGTGGCCCGTCCGACGGCGGCATCCGGGCCGTCCTGGGGCGGATCCGGGAGCGCGGTATGGTCCCCGGGCTGTGGCTGGAGCCCGAGGTCGTGGGCGTACGCAGTCCGGTGGCGGCGGAGCTGCCGCAGGAGGCGTTCTTCCAGCGGGACGGCGTACGGCTGACCGAGCAGGGCCGTCACCAGCTGGACCTGCGCCACCCGGCCGCCCGCGCGCACCTCGACAAGACGGTGGACCGCCTCGTCGGCGACTGGGGCGTGGGCTACCTCAAGCTCGACTACAACATCGTGATCGACCCCGGCACCACCGCCCCCGGAGACCTCTCCCCCGGCGCCGGCCTCCTGGGCCACGCCCACGCCTACCTGGGCTGGCTCTCCGACGTCCTGGACCGCTATCCGCACCTGGTCGTCGAGAACTGCGCCTCCGGCGGCATGCGCATGGACGGCGCCACCCTGGCCGTGTCCCAGCTCCAGTCCACCAGCGACCAGCAGGACCCCCTCCGCTATCCCCCGATCGCCGCGGCCGCGCCCACGGCGGTACCGCCGGAACAGGGTGCCGTCTGGGCCTACCCGCAGCCCGGCGACAGCGACGACCTGATCACCTTCACCCTCGGCGGCGCCCTCCTCGGCCGCATCCACCTGTCGGGCCACCTCGACCGCATGACGGAACGACAACTCGGCCTCGTACGGGACGCCGTGGACACCTACAAGTCGATCCGCGGCGACCTGGCCCACGCGGTGCCCTTCTGGCCGCTCGGCCTGCCGGGCTGGACGGACGAGTGGCTGACGCTGGGGCTGCGCGTGCCGGACGGAGACGGACACGGACCGTCGTACGTGTCGGTGTGGCGGAGGGGCGGGGACCCGGAAGTACGGCTCCCCGTGCGGCACTTGGCGGGGCGGGGAGCCACCGTACGCACGGAGATCCTGCACCCGTCCGCCGCGCGTGCGGACTCGGCGGCGGTCTGGGACCCGGCCGCAGGCGCATTGCGGGTGTCGATGCCCCGCACGCCCCGCGTGCTGCTGATCCGCCTCACACCGGAGGGTCGGACAACAGAGGCATAG
- a CDS encoding LacI family DNA-binding transcriptional regulator: protein MNVTGHTRRPASIRDVATAAGVSYQTVSRVINNHPSVKHTTRERVQAAIDELGFRRNATALALASGRSRAVTVLTANTTHYGYASILQGIEEAARAASYAVGIGVLESADEAAVAAEVQRASDAGGGLIVIAYDPAGVAALNAVPAQLPVVGVVETPATPPGGDRPWVWTDDREAAYEATRHLLSLGHETVHYVAIPSSTRRTSAARTTGWRQALKEAGAPEPRPLQGSWGPAGGHAAGLRLAKDPAVTAVLCGNDDLALGVLRALHEAGRSVPGEVSVAGFDDAPHSAYLTPSLTTVRLDFTGLGRAAFALLHGVVEESAQIAPHPVSVPELVVRESAGPPPATA, encoded by the coding sequence ATGAATGTGACCGGTCACACAAGACGCCCGGCGAGCATCCGGGACGTCGCGACCGCCGCCGGAGTCTCGTACCAGACGGTTTCCCGGGTGATCAACAACCACCCGAGCGTCAAGCACACGACGCGGGAGCGGGTGCAGGCGGCCATCGACGAGCTGGGGTTCCGGCGGAACGCCACCGCGCTCGCGCTGGCCAGCGGGCGCAGCCGGGCCGTGACCGTGCTGACCGCCAACACCACCCACTACGGCTACGCCTCGATCCTCCAGGGCATCGAGGAGGCGGCGCGGGCGGCGTCGTACGCGGTCGGGATCGGTGTCCTCGAATCGGCGGACGAGGCCGCGGTCGCCGCCGAGGTGCAGCGTGCGTCGGACGCGGGCGGCGGTCTCATCGTGATCGCCTACGATCCGGCCGGTGTGGCGGCCCTCAACGCGGTCCCCGCCCAACTGCCGGTCGTCGGTGTGGTCGAGACCCCCGCGACCCCGCCCGGCGGCGACCGCCCCTGGGTGTGGACCGACGACCGCGAGGCCGCCTACGAAGCGACCCGTCACCTGCTCTCCCTCGGCCACGAGACCGTGCACTATGTCGCGATCCCGTCCAGCACCCGGCGGACCAGCGCCGCCCGTACCACCGGCTGGCGGCAGGCACTCAAGGAGGCCGGGGCACCCGAACCCCGTCCGCTGCAGGGCAGTTGGGGCCCGGCCGGGGGTCACGCGGCCGGGCTCAGGCTGGCGAAGGACCCGGCGGTCACCGCGGTCCTGTGCGGCAACGACGACCTCGCGCTCGGTGTGCTGCGCGCGCTGCACGAGGCCGGGCGGTCCGTGCCCGGCGAGGTGAGCGTCGCCGGCTTCGACGACGCCCCGCACTCCGCCTATCTGACCCCGTCCCTGACGACCGTACGCCTGGACTTCACCGGCCTCGGGCGAGCCGCGTTCGCCCTGCTGCACGGGGTCGTGGAGGAGTCCGCGCAGATCGCCCCGCACCCCGTCTCCGTACCGGAACTGGTGGTGCGGGAAAGCGCGGGCCCACCGCCCGCCACTGCCTGA
- a CDS encoding ABC transporter substrate-binding protein: MKTRALPTLALICALGLAATACSDPTAGTSGADTDTKRTAVDPTARLDGVKLTMWTAQNTVTAPKQVIDAFEKATGAEVETQPVPDPYESNVPTRLASGDRPDLMFWQPSISTLPFIQPQQNLLTLDGEEWVSKLGDTEKSLGVIDGKRYAAIVTSPAMLGVYYNKDVFKKAGLSEKDFPKSYDELLALGHRVVDDTDAAAFYEAGGDKWPLQWQMQVQLTDLDNQWWAGLNENKEKWTDPVVVGAIKKYKEKLLDAGLAQKNYRTGTFTGQADALWKGEAGMVLNVTSFQSQLQAKYSTAEIDKRIGWFPVANSAATGLYSPDQTNGVVAFKTGDEKRQNAARQFLAFWLGPDYPDYIKAMKIPSVQPSVPTPDGLPQASKAQVAALPTAIGVFQAKAIVAPDTHLYLADMLFDKKSPQQVAQAIQDQFAQVAKAQGAPGF, from the coding sequence ATGAAGACAAGAGCTCTCCCGACGCTGGCCCTCATATGCGCCCTCGGCCTGGCCGCCACCGCGTGCAGCGATCCCACGGCAGGGACCTCCGGCGCGGACACGGACACCAAGAGGACGGCCGTCGACCCGACCGCCCGTCTCGACGGCGTGAAGCTGACCATGTGGACCGCGCAGAACACGGTGACCGCGCCCAAGCAGGTCATCGACGCCTTCGAGAAGGCCACCGGCGCCGAGGTCGAGACCCAGCCGGTCCCGGACCCCTACGAGTCGAACGTGCCGACCAGGCTGGCCTCCGGCGACCGCCCCGACCTGATGTTCTGGCAACCGTCCATTTCCACGCTCCCCTTCATCCAGCCGCAGCAGAACCTCCTCACCCTCGACGGCGAGGAGTGGGTCTCCAAGCTCGGCGACACCGAGAAGTCGCTCGGCGTCATCGACGGCAAGCGGTATGCGGCGATCGTCACCAGCCCCGCCATGCTCGGCGTGTACTACAACAAGGACGTCTTCAAGAAGGCCGGGCTGAGCGAGAAGGACTTCCCGAAGTCGTACGACGAGCTCCTCGCCCTCGGCCACAGGGTCGTCGACGACACCGACGCGGCCGCCTTCTACGAGGCCGGCGGCGACAAGTGGCCCCTCCAGTGGCAGATGCAGGTGCAGCTCACCGACCTCGACAATCAGTGGTGGGCGGGCCTGAACGAGAACAAGGAGAAGTGGACCGACCCGGTCGTCGTCGGCGCGATCAAGAAGTACAAGGAGAAGCTGCTCGACGCCGGGCTCGCCCAGAAGAACTACCGGACCGGCACCTTCACCGGCCAGGCCGACGCCCTGTGGAAGGGCGAGGCGGGCATGGTCCTCAACGTCACCTCCTTCCAGAGCCAGTTGCAGGCCAAGTACTCCACCGCGGAGATCGACAAGAGGATCGGCTGGTTCCCGGTCGCCAACTCGGCCGCCACCGGCCTGTATTCACCCGACCAGACCAACGGCGTCGTCGCCTTCAAGACCGGTGACGAGAAGCGGCAGAACGCGGCCCGGCAGTTCCTCGCCTTCTGGCTCGGCCCCGACTACCCCGACTACATCAAAGCGATGAAGATCCCGTCCGTGCAGCCCTCCGTGCCCACCCCGGACGGCCTCCCTCAGGCGTCGAAGGCCCAGGTCGCGGCCCTGCCCACCGCCATCGGCGTCTTCCAGGCCAAGGCGATCGTCGCCCCGGACACACACCTGTACCTCGCCGACATGCTCTTCGACAAGAAGAGCCCCCAGCAGGTCGCCCAGGCCATCCAGGACCAGTTCGCGCAGGTGGCCAAGGCCCAGGGCGCGCCCGGCTTCTAG
- a CDS encoding carbohydrate ABC transporter permease codes for MADTAVRTRKEALTRGEPRRVGRLPRAAVHHPWWFALPAIIVFAGFFLVPNLLNFYYPFTNWSSYHPDIAFTGLDNFTTIATDGTLVRAIRTTLLYALLAAVFQNGFGLVLALLLEDDTRFNRFFRAVFFLPVLISALATGYVFQALLDQDGAVNSVLGTDIPWLGSTTWTLVVVTLIHGWKWMGLSMLIYLAGLKGIPGDMLEAARMDGAGPWRTFWSVRWPMLAPALTFNVTTALIGSMNTFDIVQATTGGGPAASTEVFNIYMFRIFGQGLYAQASAMSLVLFLVVVAVAIPLVIGLRRREQLL; via the coding sequence ATGGCGGACACGGCCGTACGTACGCGCAAAGAGGCACTCACGAGAGGCGAACCCCGGCGGGTGGGGCGGCTGCCCCGCGCCGCCGTGCACCACCCCTGGTGGTTCGCGCTCCCCGCGATCATCGTCTTCGCGGGCTTCTTCCTGGTGCCCAACCTGCTCAACTTCTACTACCCGTTCACCAACTGGTCCTCGTACCACCCGGACATCGCCTTCACGGGCCTCGACAACTTCACGACCATCGCCACCGACGGCACCCTCGTCCGCGCGATCCGCACCACCCTGCTGTACGCGCTGCTCGCGGCCGTCTTCCAGAACGGCTTCGGGCTGGTGCTGGCCCTGCTGCTGGAGGACGACACCCGCTTCAACCGGTTCTTCCGTGCCGTCTTCTTCCTGCCGGTGCTCATCTCGGCCCTCGCCACGGGTTATGTCTTCCAGGCGCTCCTCGACCAGGACGGCGCGGTCAACTCCGTGCTCGGTACGGACATTCCGTGGCTGGGCTCGACGACCTGGACGCTCGTCGTCGTCACGCTCATCCACGGCTGGAAGTGGATGGGCCTGTCGATGCTCATCTATCTGGCGGGCCTGAAGGGCATCCCCGGCGACATGCTCGAAGCCGCGCGGATGGACGGTGCCGGGCCCTGGCGGACCTTCTGGTCGGTGCGCTGGCCGATGCTCGCCCCGGCCCTCACCTTCAACGTCACCACGGCGCTCATCGGCTCGATGAACACCTTCGACATCGTGCAGGCCACGACCGGCGGCGGACCCGCCGCCTCCACCGAGGTCTTCAACATCTACATGTTCCGGATCTTCGGCCAGGGCCTGTACGCGCAGGCGTCCGCGATGAGCCTCGTCCTCTTCCTGGTCGTGGTCGCCGTCGCGATTCCGCTGGTCATCGGGTTGCGGCGAAGGGAGCAACTGCTGTGA
- a CDS encoding carbohydrate ABC transporter permease: MNPSVVWRYGRPALVLLIAALAVGVPLWLVLVTSAKPQAEAIRPNLDLPEQWQPGANYDDAVAQGEMLRGLLNSLLVVVPSVALVLILGAGAAWVFARRRSRLVSAAYALCISGLLLPPAVITIVMELRQLGLAGTRPGMIAVYTGMYLSTSIFFMTGFIRAIPMELEEAARIDGAKPLRIFARIVLPLLRPVIATATIMVMLYAWSDIFYAFFVLGGGDRATLPLNLYKVASAQLYLNNWHLVFAYVVVMSLPMVAVFLVGQRKIVSGITSGAVK; encoded by the coding sequence GTGAACCCGTCCGTGGTCTGGCGGTACGGCCGCCCCGCCCTCGTCCTCCTCATCGCCGCTCTCGCCGTCGGTGTCCCCCTGTGGCTGGTCCTCGTCACCTCTGCCAAGCCGCAGGCCGAGGCCATCAGGCCGAACCTGGACCTGCCGGAGCAGTGGCAGCCCGGCGCCAACTACGACGACGCCGTCGCCCAGGGCGAGATGCTGCGCGGCCTCCTCAACTCCCTGCTGGTCGTGGTTCCTTCGGTGGCCCTGGTGCTGATCCTCGGCGCGGGCGCCGCCTGGGTCTTCGCGCGCCGCAGGTCGCGGCTGGTCTCGGCGGCGTACGCGCTGTGCATCAGCGGACTGCTGCTGCCGCCGGCGGTCATCACCATCGTGATGGAGCTGCGACAGCTGGGGCTGGCGGGCACCCGGCCCGGAATGATCGCCGTCTACACCGGGATGTACCTCTCCACGTCGATCTTCTTCATGACGGGCTTCATCCGTGCCATCCCCATGGAGTTGGAGGAGGCGGCCCGGATCGACGGGGCGAAGCCGCTGCGGATCTTCGCGCGAATCGTCCTTCCCCTGCTCCGGCCGGTCATCGCCACCGCGACGATCATGGTGATGCTCTACGCCTGGAGCGACATCTTCTACGCCTTCTTCGTCCTCGGCGGCGGCGACCGGGCCACTCTCCCGCTCAACCTCTACAAGGTCGCGAGCGCCCAGCTCTACCTCAACAACTGGCATCTCGTCTTCGCGTACGTCGTGGTGATGAGCCTGCCGATGGTCGCCGTCTTCCTCGTCGGCCAGCGAAAGATCGTGTCCGGAATCACCAGTGGAGCCGTCAAATGA